The Cinclus cinclus chromosome 3, bCinCin1.1, whole genome shotgun sequence genome has a window encoding:
- the QPCT gene encoding glutaminyl-peptide cyclotransferase, whose protein sequence is MAGVAGRLLGALCLAACLSPALGRDAGEQWTLEKYSHQPRILGSDAIQKVVANTDISEMWENDLRPILIERYPGSQGSYTVRQHIKRRLQTLKAGWEIEEDTFQRYTPYGYKTFSNIIATLDPSAKRHLVLACHYDSKFFGQQWQDRVFVGATDSAVPCAMMLELARALDNKLQLIKPSSTSRPDLSLQLIFFDGEEAFVRWSPSDSLYGSQHLAQKMVSTPHPPGSTTTNQLQGIDLFVLLDLIGAPNPVFPNYFQNTLRWFQRLQAIEKKLHNMNLLKNHPAEIQYFQSTLHRGLVEDDHVPFLLRGVPVLHLIPSPFPAVWHTMKDTEENLDKTTIDNLSKILQVFVLEYLNL, encoded by the exons atggcGGGGGTCGCTGGCCGGCTGCTCGGGGCGCTGTGCCTCGCCGCCTGCCTGTCCCCGGCGCTCGGGAGGGACGCCGGAGAGCAGTGGACCCTGGAGAAG TATTCTCACCAACCAAGAATTTTAGGTTCTGATGCTATTCAGAAAGTTGTGGCCAACACAGATATTTCTGAAATGTGGGAGAATGATTTGCGCCCTATCCTGATAGAAAGATACCCAGGATCACAAGGAAGTTACACAGTGCGACAG CATATCAAGCGCCGTCTTCAAACATTAAAGGCTGGTTGGGAAATTGAAGAGGATACATTTCAGAGATACACACCATATGGctataaaacattttcaaatattattGCCACTCTTGACCCCTCTGCAAAACGCCATCTCGTACTTGCTTGCCACTATGACTCAAAATTCTTTGGACAGCAATGGCAGGACAGAGTGTTTGTGGGAGCAACTGATTCAGCTGTGCCTTGTGCTATGATGCTGGAGCTGGCACGGGCCCTGGATAACAAGCTTCAGTTAATCAAG CCCAGCTCAACATCAAGACCAGACCTTTCACTTCAACTCATTTTTTTTGATGGTGAAGAAGCCTTTGTTCGGTGGTCCCCTTCTGATTCCCTCTATGGATCTCAACACTTAGCTCAAAAAATGGTGTCGACTCCACACCCACCAGGTTCAACAACCACAAACCAGCTGCAGGGCATA gaCCTGTTTGTACTACTGGATTTAATTGGTGCACCAAACCCAGTCTTTCccaattattttcaaaacactCTTCGATGGTTTCAGAGGCTTCAAGCAATTG AGAAAAAGCTACACAACATGAATCTGCTGAAGAATCACCCTGCTGAAATTCAGTATTTCCAGAGTACTTTACATCGAGGCTTGGTTGAAGATGATCACGTTCCATTTTTATTAAGAG GGGTTCCAGTCCTGCATCTGATTCCATCCCCTTTTCCTGCAGTATGGCATACCATGAAGGACACAGAAGAAAACCTTGACAAAACCACTATCGACAATCTCAGCAAAATCCTGCAAGTGTTTGTACTGGAATATCTCAACCTATGA